A single Neoarius graeffei isolate fNeoGra1 chromosome 23, fNeoGra1.pri, whole genome shotgun sequence DNA region contains:
- the mterf4 gene encoding transcription termination factor 4, mitochondrial isoform X1, translated as MGSQARTALGMRVLQKVIGAQSGVFTRLPTLSLHTHNPLSPPLLLSRKKILRWTWKTCLPKCASVKELPRVPLILLHRPLCSSQLDPPISTPAQTVQHGRRELAIQSLAEMGFSENQAEMVYEAATKHRCKYDMPALAVLFSLGLNPGSVLKILEKCPELYSLKEAQLQQRVMNLRKLGLLEGSLQRVISHYPRILSFPVKRVSTVSRLLREKCHFSAQQMADIFRDSPHVVEEEPARLEYMFQYVYFRMGCHQAEMVKAKLFRLSLEELRCRHSFLERRGLYQTPDKKGQTLVLNPRLKDFLSVSEEIYLTDIANATQEEFRVFQKLVAREQEEEKQGEEYSDGDDDDTERDISFNSSSKKKANQRAKMPERH; from the exons atgagggttcttcaaaaagtgattggagcacagagtggcgtatttacccggctgccaaccctctcgcttcacacgcacaatccactctctccgcctcttctcctctctcggaaaaag ATTCTACGATGGACGTGGAAAACCTGCTTACCAAAATGTGCCTCTGTGAAAGAATTGCCCAGGGTGCCATTAATTCTCCTTCACCGACCACTCTGTTCATCACAGCTGGATCCACCCATCTCCACTCCTGCTCAGACTGTCCAGCATGGCAGGAGAGAGCTAGCCATCCAGTCTTTGGCTGAAATGGGTTTCTCAGAGAACCAGGCTGAGATGGTGTATGAAGCGGCTACTAAACACCGCTGCAAGTATGACATGCCAGCGCTGGCTGTGCTCTTTAGCCTCGGTTTAAACCCAGGCAGTGTGCTGAAGATCCTGGAGAAATGTCCTGAGCTTTATTCTCTTAAAGAAGCTCAATTACAGCAGCGGGTTATGAATTTAAGGAAGCTCGGCCTGCTTGAAG GGAGTTTGCAGAGGGTGATAAGTCACTACCCTCGGATCCTGTCGTTTCCAGTGAAGAGGGTGAGCACTGTGTCTCGGCTGCTTAGAGAGAAGTGCCATTTCAGCGCTCAGCAGATGGCAGACATCTTTCGAGACTCGCCGCATGTAGTGGAGGAAGAGCCTGCACGTCTGGAGTACATGTTTCAG TATGTATATTTCCGTATGGGCTGTCACCAGGCCGAGATGGTGAAGGCGAAGCTCTTCAGACTCTCCCTGGAGGAGCTACGGTGTCGTCACAGCTTCCTGGAGCGCCGTGGACTTTACCAAACCCCTGACAAGAAGGGCCAGACGCTTGTACTCAACCCTCGCCTCAAGGACTTTCTCAGCGTCTCGGAGGAAATTTATCTCACCGATATCGCCAATGCCACACAGGAAGAGTTTCGTGTGTTCCAGAAACTTGTGGCAAGAGAGCAGGAGGAAGAAAAGCAAGGTGAAGAGTACAGCGATGGTGACGATgatgatacagagagagacattTCTTTCAACTCTAGCTCCAAGAAGAAAGCAAATCAGAGAGCTAAGATGCCAGAAAGACACTGA
- the mterf4 gene encoding transcription termination factor 4, mitochondrial isoform X2 — protein sequence MGSQARTALGILRWTWKTCLPKCASVKELPRVPLILLHRPLCSSQLDPPISTPAQTVQHGRRELAIQSLAEMGFSENQAEMVYEAATKHRCKYDMPALAVLFSLGLNPGSVLKILEKCPELYSLKEAQLQQRVMNLRKLGLLEGSLQRVISHYPRILSFPVKRVSTVSRLLREKCHFSAQQMADIFRDSPHVVEEEPARLEYMFQYVYFRMGCHQAEMVKAKLFRLSLEELRCRHSFLERRGLYQTPDKKGQTLVLNPRLKDFLSVSEEIYLTDIANATQEEFRVFQKLVAREQEEEKQGEEYSDGDDDDTERDISFNSSSKKKANQRAKMPERH from the exons ATTCTACGATGGACGTGGAAAACCTGCTTACCAAAATGTGCCTCTGTGAAAGAATTGCCCAGGGTGCCATTAATTCTCCTTCACCGACCACTCTGTTCATCACAGCTGGATCCACCCATCTCCACTCCTGCTCAGACTGTCCAGCATGGCAGGAGAGAGCTAGCCATCCAGTCTTTGGCTGAAATGGGTTTCTCAGAGAACCAGGCTGAGATGGTGTATGAAGCGGCTACTAAACACCGCTGCAAGTATGACATGCCAGCGCTGGCTGTGCTCTTTAGCCTCGGTTTAAACCCAGGCAGTGTGCTGAAGATCCTGGAGAAATGTCCTGAGCTTTATTCTCTTAAAGAAGCTCAATTACAGCAGCGGGTTATGAATTTAAGGAAGCTCGGCCTGCTTGAAG GGAGTTTGCAGAGGGTGATAAGTCACTACCCTCGGATCCTGTCGTTTCCAGTGAAGAGGGTGAGCACTGTGTCTCGGCTGCTTAGAGAGAAGTGCCATTTCAGCGCTCAGCAGATGGCAGACATCTTTCGAGACTCGCCGCATGTAGTGGAGGAAGAGCCTGCACGTCTGGAGTACATGTTTCAG TATGTATATTTCCGTATGGGCTGTCACCAGGCCGAGATGGTGAAGGCGAAGCTCTTCAGACTCTCCCTGGAGGAGCTACGGTGTCGTCACAGCTTCCTGGAGCGCCGTGGACTTTACCAAACCCCTGACAAGAAGGGCCAGACGCTTGTACTCAACCCTCGCCTCAAGGACTTTCTCAGCGTCTCGGAGGAAATTTATCTCACCGATATCGCCAATGCCACACAGGAAGAGTTTCGTGTGTTCCAGAAACTTGTGGCAAGAGAGCAGGAGGAAGAAAAGCAAGGTGAAGAGTACAGCGATGGTGACGATgatgatacagagagagacattTCTTTCAACTCTAGCTCCAAGAAGAAAGCAAATCAGAGAGCTAAGATGCCAGAAAGACACTGA